AGCTGTTTTCAATGAATCTTCTCTTAAACTGTCTCTTTTTTTTTCAAACTCCAAGGTTTTCTTCTCAAGAGCAGATTCTTTAAAGGCTATATATATAGTTGAAGAACCTTGTTCAGAGAATAGCCCAAAATTGTTCGAAAAATTATTCAAGGCGACTTCAGCTTCCAAAGGGTAGACATTAGTTATGCCTCGCTCGCTTATTAGGTACAGAGGATATGATTTGAAATCGTCTGCCTCTATGGAATCTGTATTGGAAAATATGACTTCGCCATCGCTATAGTAGTAAAGCAGACCTTCAGAAACAGCTTCTTTCAGAGCTTCCATACCCAGTTTAAAGGCATGTAGATCATCTGAGATAACTTCATCTTTCAGCTTGGCTATTTTTTCAGATTCAACTTTTTCAAATACGGCATAGTTCTCTTCGTAGCTTAGGTTAGGATCATATGAGGATGAATTCATCTCGAAATCCGAATAAAGTACATCCTTTTTAGACGAGATTTTACCGTCGGTGACAGTTCCACCGCTCTTTATATTCTCCTCGCTTTTGTAGCTAGAGAGGTTTTGAAGCGGAGAGACCACATCTTGTATATCACTTGTGAAATTTTGACTTTCATAGTAGTTGTCTTTAAAGAGCAAATCAAGCCCAACCCTATTATTTGAAACCATATCTATAAAACTGTAAATCGCCCCTGTAAAGCAAACTATGGCAATTATAAACGCCAGCGCCTTTGCAAAGAGCGAATGGCTAAAGCTTTTCGACTTTGTATCCAATTCCCCACACCACCTTTAAGTATTTTGGCTCTTTAGGATTTATCTCTATCTTCTCCCTTATCCTTCTTATATGTACAGCCACTGTGTTTTCGGAGCTGAAAGAAGTTTCATTCCAGACACTTTCGTATATTTCATCTATCGAAAAGACCTTCCCCGCATTAGATGCAAGCAAGAGCAGTATCTTGTACTGCACAGGCGTCAGCTGGACTTCCTCGCCGTCTACGGACACAGACTTCTGCTCGTCGTCTATGGAAAGTCCGCCAGTTGTATAGACGCTGGTCTTTTTCTCTAGGCTTCCAAGCGAAGTGTACCTTCTGAGCTGGGACTTCACCCTGGCTATCAGCTCTAGCGGGTTGAATGGCTTTGTCATATAGTCGTCTGCCCCCATGTTCAGCCCCATTATCTTGTCGGTGTCCTCCGACTTGGCAGACAGCATTATCACCGGGATGTTTTGAGACTCCCGGATCTTCATGACAGCTCGAAGCCCATCCATAACAGGCATCATCACATCCATTATTATAAGCTGCACTTCGTTCTCAGAGACCACTTTCAGGGCTTCAGCTCCATTTGAAGCTTTAAAGACAGTGTAGCCTTCGTTAGAGAGATAGATATTAAGTGCTTCCAGTATTTCAGCGTCGTCGTCGCAAGCAAGTATTTTCAATTCCGTTACCTCCAAGTTTT
This DNA window, taken from Andreesenia angusta, encodes the following:
- a CDS encoding response regulator transcription factor, with the protein product MKILACDDDAEILEALNIYLSNEGYTVFKASNGAEALKVVSENEVQLIIMDVMMPVMDGLRAVMKIRESQNIPVIMLSAKSEDTDKIMGLNMGADDYMTKPFNPLELIARVKSQLRRYTSLGSLEKKTSVYTTGGLSIDDEQKSVSVDGEEVQLTPVQYKILLLLASNAGKVFSIDEIYESVWNETSFSSENTVAVHIRRIREKIEINPKEPKYLKVVWGIGYKVEKL